The Brassica napus cultivar Da-Ae chromosome C7, Da-Ae, whole genome shotgun sequence genome has a segment encoding these proteins:
- the LOC125590159 gene encoding uncharacterized protein LOC125590159, protein MKYLIIQGLDLVVVGGGENIGMDGKLVGREGIVVGNEGKVGIGIEGIEVGIVGRVVCGNVDGNGGIEVGIVGRVGCGEVDGNGGNPVGIGIFGI, encoded by the coding sequence ATGAAGTATTTAATTATTCAAGGACTCGATTTAGTTGTAGTAGGCGGAGGAGAGAACATTGGAATGGATGGGAAATTGGTCGGGAGAGAAGGAATCGTTGTGGGGAATGAAGGTAAAGTTGGCATTGGAATAGAAGGGATTGAAGTGGGAATTGTGGGAAGAGTTGTTTGTGGCAATGTTGATGGAAATGGAGGAATTGAAGTGGGAATTGTGGGAAGAGTTGGTTGTGGCGAGGTGGATGGCAATGGAGGTAATCCCGTTGGGATAGGCATATTTGGAATTTGA
- the LOC125590158 gene encoding uncharacterized protein LOC125590158: MTSKPTVWQRLVTCLSSLKSYLKVLCLVVTVFVLLQICSFQITKHSLSLPPSLFTYLKHQPEQASDNKTAYLVEKLRESVTFLPLKDYRFSNKPLEGHTWFMSSLLDNQTKGEAQYQEFPSDSSKGKLLCLKGIDKHDGSWNYYALALPEAIPTNAVLQKGLTFVSYNQYDYYNLWHGLSTMVPFVSWSLRNRCERPQKWVLYHWGELRFEMGHWLSEILRATYNQEPEFTRFIDQDNPVCFEKAVVMRHDQAGMSRERRMEAFDHIRRKARSYCNITSSKPRIGMTLLLRTGARAFRNETVVINVFRRECKRVNGCELNVSYSDNLTFCQQVELMKKTDVLVSPHGAQLTNLFLMDRNSSVMEFFPKGWLKLAGVGQRVFQWGANWSGMRHEGTWHDPVGETCEFLDTDRRCMSVYKNAMIGHNETYFGEWARRVLDKVNNRMKQNITEHNHSYDSLDECRC; encoded by the coding sequence ATGACGAGTAAACCTACTGTTTGGCAAAGGCTAGTTACTTGCTTATCCTCCCTGAAGTCCTACTTGAAAGTATTGTGCCTCGTGGTCACTGTTTTTGTTCTTCTCCAAATCTGTTCATTTCAAATCACTAAACACTCACTTTCACTCCCACCTTCACTCTTTACGTATCTGAAACACCAACCAGAACAAGCATCTGACAACAAGACTGCTTACTTGGTGGAAAAGCTACGTGAGTCAGTGACATTCCTTCCACTCAAGGACTACCGCTTCTCAAACAAACCACTCGAAGGTCACACTTGGTTCATGAGCTCTCTCCTTGATAACCAAACAAAAGGCGAGGCTCAGTACCAAGAGTTTCCTTCAGATTCTTCCAAAGGAAAGCTTCTATGCTTGAAAGGTATCGACAAACATGATGGATCATGGAACTACTACGCGTTGGCTTTGCCTGAAGCTATTCCAACCAACGCCGTTCTTCAGAAGGGTTTGACTTTTGTTTCTTATAACCAATACGATTACTACAACTTGTGGCATGGACTATCCACCATGGTTCCATTCGTTTCTTGGAGCTTAAGAAACCGATGCGAAAGGCCTCAAAAATGGGTTTTATACCACTGGGGAGAGCTAAGGTTTGAGATGGGGCATTGGTTAAGCGAAATACTCAGAGCTACTTACAATCAAGAACCGGAATTCACACGGTTTATCGATCAAGATAACCCGGTTTGCTTCGAGAAGGCGGTTGTTATGAGACATGATCAAGCTGGAATGTCAAGGGAGAGAAGAATGGAGGCTTTTGATCACATTAGACGCAAAGCGAGAAGCTACTGTAACATCACCTCATCAAAACCTCGAATCGGTATGACACTGCTATTGAGAACCGGAGCAAGAGCTTTCAGAAACGAAACAGTGGTGATCAATGTCTTTAGGAGAGAGTGCAAGAGAGTAAACGGATGTGAACTAAACGTTTCTTACTCGGACAATCTAACGTTTTGTCAGCAAGTGGAGCTGATGAAGAAGACCGATGTGTTGGTATCACCGCACGGTGCACAGCTCACTAACTTGTTTCTAATGGATAGAAACAGTAGCGTGATGGAGTTTTTCCCCAAAGGGTGGCTTAAGCTTGCTGGAGTGGGACAGCGCGTGTTCCAATGGGGAGCTAACTGGTCAGGGATGAGACACGAAGGTACATGGCATGATCCTGTTGGAGAAACATGTGAGTTTCTTGATACGGACAGGCGATGTATGTCGGTGTATAAGAACGCTATGATCGGACACAATGAGACTTATTTTGGCGAGTGGGCGAGAAGGGTTTTGGACAAGGTTAACAACAGAATGAAGCAGAATATCACAGAACACAACCATAGTTATGATTCGTTAGATGAATGTCGGTGTTAA